Proteins encoded in a region of the Neodiprion lecontei isolate iyNeoLeco1 chromosome 5, iyNeoLeco1.1, whole genome shotgun sequence genome:
- the LOC107221682 gene encoding uncharacterized protein LOC107221682 isoform X2 → MRVSVIPLFLITIQAAWGQLNFDGNPLTEDTIYTAEESQLAENAAKGRSLEISDTETDSYLLAAKSLQAERAQNKYQANGDRSVSPGPPRLSTRNEISSAVSSSANSYKTITDEDLKSPVSAPASYPAEKTHTWNQAYPENAETAHQPEFPEQSDAALAMFLNSKTPEESKVALEEYLGGAQKPSDLSAHHQPHISDIVLPQREDLSRGNEQVNLAGQPELQYPQYAQPEYANPQIKPAQMPFAADRVIGHNANWVNRPVQGMVEKGPAVLRGPPVPYRRRNFVVRPPYVGGIYRAQSRVGPPGFPPGGYGHEAPEIIYTKPPGYHKRYYSKAPNPYEDASAWFPDANHPPPDLNVYHSQLYAQSYDPYYYNYIAKYGKIKPHLYGKYHEHQKESFFSELFKSFKKHGMKHVMHPMFLLGLGIPMVTLMLSALVGKRSFARSISVDADGGRITDEDIDEWIDKLRKALDCYSGSASETEKKTACSVFD, encoded by the coding sequence ATGCGGGTATCCGTAATTCCTCTCTTTTTAATAACGATCCAGGCAGCCTGGGGTCAGTTGAACTTTGATGGTAATCCTTTGACCGAGGACACGATTTACACGGCCGAAGAGTCGCAGTTGGCAGAGAATGCGGCTAAGGGGCGTTCCCTGGAAATCTCGGATACGGAGACAGATTCGTATTTGCTTGCTGCAAAAAGCCTCCAAGCCGAACGGGCCCAGAACAAATACCAAGCTAACGGTGATAGGTCTGTAAGCCCGGGGCCCCCCCGGCTTTCAACGAGAAACGAAATATCATCGGCGGTGAGCTCCTCCGCGAACTCCTACAAGACCATCACGGATGAAGACCTCAAGTCGCCAGTGTCAGCACCCGCATCATATCCTGCGGAGAAAACGCATACCTGGAACCAGGCCTACCCGGAGAATGCGGAAACCGCGCATCAGCCGGAATTTCCCGAGCAGTCAGATGCGGCCCTGGCGATGTTCCTGAACTCGAAAACACCCGAGGAGTCCAAGGTGGCCCTCGAAGAGTACCTGGGTGGGGCCCAAAAGCCGAGTGACTTGTCGGCCCATCACCAGCCCCACATATCGGACATAGTACTGCCTCAGCGAGAAGACTTGAGTCGCGGAAACGAGCAAGTTAACCTAGCGGGCCAGCCGGAACTCCAGTACCCTCAGTATGCACAGCCGGAATACGCGAACCCACAAATAAAACCAGCCCAAATGCCGTTTGCGGCGGATCGGGTGATCGGCCATAACGCAAACTGGGTTAATCGACCGGTCCAAGGTATGGTCGAAAAGGGTCCGGCGGTTCTTAGAGGCCCACCGGTCCCCTACAGGAGGCGGAATTTCGTTGTGAGGCCGCCGTACGTGGGCGGCATTTATCGCGCTCAGTCCAGAGTGGGGCCTCCAGGATTTCCGCCCGGAGGCTACGGCCACGAAGCTCCGGAAATAATTTACACCAAGCCACCCGGCTACCATAAACGGTATTACTCTAAGGCTCCGAATCCGTACGAAGACGCAAGCGCTTGGTTTCCGGACGCCAATCATCCTCCGCCGGATCTTAACGTTTATCACTCACAGTTATATGCCCAGTCCTACGATCCGTACTACTACAACTACATTGCCAAGTACGGAAAGATCAAGCCTCATCTATACGGGAAGTACCACGAACACCAAAAGGAAAGCTTCTTCTCCGAACTAttcaaaagtttcaaaaaacaCGGGATGAAACACGTTATGCACCCCATGTTTCTTCTCGGTCTTGGGATACCCATGGTCACTCTTATGCTCTCCGCACTCGTCGGCAAACGGTCGTTTGCTCGCTCGATTTCCGTCGACGCCGACGGTGGCCGCATCACTGACGAAGACATCGACGAGTGGATTGACAAACTTCGTAAAGCTCTTGACTGCTACTCGGGATCAGCCTCCGAAACTGAGAAGAAGACTGCATGCTCGGTCTTCGATTAG
- the LOC107221682 gene encoding uncharacterized protein LOC107221682 isoform X1, protein MKLTMRVSVIPLFLITIQAAWGQLNFDGNPLTEDTIYTAEESQLAENAAKGRSLEISDTETDSYLLAAKSLQAERAQNKYQANGDRSVSPGPPRLSTRNEISSAVSSSANSYKTITDEDLKSPVSAPASYPAEKTHTWNQAYPENAETAHQPEFPEQSDAALAMFLNSKTPEESKVALEEYLGGAQKPSDLSAHHQPHISDIVLPQREDLSRGNEQVNLAGQPELQYPQYAQPEYANPQIKPAQMPFAADRVIGHNANWVNRPVQGMVEKGPAVLRGPPVPYRRRNFVVRPPYVGGIYRAQSRVGPPGFPPGGYGHEAPEIIYTKPPGYHKRYYSKAPNPYEDASAWFPDANHPPPDLNVYHSQLYAQSYDPYYYNYIAKYGKIKPHLYGKYHEHQKESFFSELFKSFKKHGMKHVMHPMFLLGLGIPMVTLMLSALVGKRSFARSISVDADGGRITDEDIDEWIDKLRKALDCYSGSASETEKKTACSVFD, encoded by the coding sequence AACCATGCGGGTATCCGTAATTCCTCTCTTTTTAATAACGATCCAGGCAGCCTGGGGTCAGTTGAACTTTGATGGTAATCCTTTGACCGAGGACACGATTTACACGGCCGAAGAGTCGCAGTTGGCAGAGAATGCGGCTAAGGGGCGTTCCCTGGAAATCTCGGATACGGAGACAGATTCGTATTTGCTTGCTGCAAAAAGCCTCCAAGCCGAACGGGCCCAGAACAAATACCAAGCTAACGGTGATAGGTCTGTAAGCCCGGGGCCCCCCCGGCTTTCAACGAGAAACGAAATATCATCGGCGGTGAGCTCCTCCGCGAACTCCTACAAGACCATCACGGATGAAGACCTCAAGTCGCCAGTGTCAGCACCCGCATCATATCCTGCGGAGAAAACGCATACCTGGAACCAGGCCTACCCGGAGAATGCGGAAACCGCGCATCAGCCGGAATTTCCCGAGCAGTCAGATGCGGCCCTGGCGATGTTCCTGAACTCGAAAACACCCGAGGAGTCCAAGGTGGCCCTCGAAGAGTACCTGGGTGGGGCCCAAAAGCCGAGTGACTTGTCGGCCCATCACCAGCCCCACATATCGGACATAGTACTGCCTCAGCGAGAAGACTTGAGTCGCGGAAACGAGCAAGTTAACCTAGCGGGCCAGCCGGAACTCCAGTACCCTCAGTATGCACAGCCGGAATACGCGAACCCACAAATAAAACCAGCCCAAATGCCGTTTGCGGCGGATCGGGTGATCGGCCATAACGCAAACTGGGTTAATCGACCGGTCCAAGGTATGGTCGAAAAGGGTCCGGCGGTTCTTAGAGGCCCACCGGTCCCCTACAGGAGGCGGAATTTCGTTGTGAGGCCGCCGTACGTGGGCGGCATTTATCGCGCTCAGTCCAGAGTGGGGCCTCCAGGATTTCCGCCCGGAGGCTACGGCCACGAAGCTCCGGAAATAATTTACACCAAGCCACCCGGCTACCATAAACGGTATTACTCTAAGGCTCCGAATCCGTACGAAGACGCAAGCGCTTGGTTTCCGGACGCCAATCATCCTCCGCCGGATCTTAACGTTTATCACTCACAGTTATATGCCCAGTCCTACGATCCGTACTACTACAACTACATTGCCAAGTACGGAAAGATCAAGCCTCATCTATACGGGAAGTACCACGAACACCAAAAGGAAAGCTTCTTCTCCGAACTAttcaaaagtttcaaaaaacaCGGGATGAAACACGTTATGCACCCCATGTTTCTTCTCGGTCTTGGGATACCCATGGTCACTCTTATGCTCTCCGCACTCGTCGGCAAACGGTCGTTTGCTCGCTCGATTTCCGTCGACGCCGACGGTGGCCGCATCACTGACGAAGACATCGACGAGTGGATTGACAAACTTCGTAAAGCTCTTGACTGCTACTCGGGATCAGCCTCCGAAACTGAGAAGAAGACTGCATGCTCGGTCTTCGATTAG